The proteins below are encoded in one region of Micromonospora yangpuensis:
- a CDS encoding SMP-30/gluconolactonase/LRE family protein: protein MVLRPAAAALASLCLALPAAVPADAAVAAPRAVGADAYVPAADLPPGAPPGVCEPGTGYGPPLPTSAMSATRIRGGFSFLEGPVWLADRGQLLFSDMGAATGPENVQPSTIRRFTPPSTFDTFLAGAGSNGLALSPDAQSLVAATHDRRSVSSYRIADLTRGVVAATYQGRAFNSPNDVAVRADGVVYFTDPTFQRGARGDQMNGRTGVFRVSGGQVALVDDTLRQPNGIALSPDGSTLYVGAYGENRIYRYAVRPDGSTGDRSVFVTYVGGPDGATVDCAGNVYWASGTDGLVHVYAPTGNQLGTVRSGSTGTTNVAFGGADRRTLYVTSGPRNDSGLYQVRLDVPGYPY from the coding sequence ATGGTCCTGCGCCCCGCTGCCGCCGCGCTGGCCAGCCTCTGCCTGGCCCTACCCGCCGCCGTCCCGGCCGATGCCGCCGTCGCAGCACCCCGAGCGGTCGGTGCCGACGCGTACGTCCCGGCCGCCGACCTCCCACCCGGTGCCCCGCCCGGGGTCTGTGAGCCCGGCACCGGGTACGGGCCGCCGTTGCCGACGTCGGCGATGTCGGCCACCCGGATCCGCGGCGGGTTCTCCTTCCTCGAAGGGCCGGTCTGGCTGGCCGACCGGGGTCAGCTGCTCTTCTCCGACATGGGCGCGGCCACCGGGCCGGAGAACGTCCAGCCCTCGACGATCCGCCGGTTCACCCCGCCGTCGACCTTCGACACGTTCCTCGCCGGTGCGGGCAGCAACGGGCTCGCGCTCAGCCCCGACGCGCAGAGCCTGGTCGCCGCCACGCACGACCGGCGCAGCGTCTCGTCGTACCGGATCGCCGACCTGACCCGCGGCGTGGTCGCCGCCACCTACCAGGGCCGGGCGTTCAACTCGCCGAACGACGTGGCGGTGCGCGCCGACGGCGTCGTCTACTTCACCGACCCCACCTTCCAGCGTGGCGCGCGCGGCGACCAGATGAACGGGCGGACCGGGGTCTTCCGCGTCTCCGGCGGCCAGGTGGCGCTGGTCGACGACACCCTGCGCCAGCCCAACGGCATTGCGCTCTCCCCGGACGGCAGCACGCTCTACGTGGGCGCCTACGGCGAGAACCGGATCTACCGGTACGCCGTGCGACCCGACGGCAGCACCGGTGACCGCAGCGTGTTCGTCACCTACGTCGGCGGCCCGGACGGCGCCACCGTCGACTGCGCCGGGAACGTGTACTGGGCCTCGGGCACCGACGGACTGGTCCACGTCTACGCGCCGACGGGCAACCAGCTCGGCACGGTCCGCTCCGGCTCGACGGGCACCACCAACGTGGCGTTCGGCGGGGCCGACCGGCGGACCCTCTACGTCACCTCGGGGCCGCGCAACGACTCCGGGCTGTACCAGGTACGCCTCGACGTGCCCGGCTACCCGTACTGA